The window TTTAGAAATGACGGTCGACGGTGAAGTAGATGTTGCTGAACTGGAAACGGTTTATGCTCATCATTAAATGCGCCAAATCTTATTTGTTATTACATTTAAAAACACCAATTTCATCAATCATTATCTTTCGATCTTTTGTAAATAATTTTAAAAAAAAATTATTACGCTTGGGTCATTAATTCTGACCTCTTATAATTCGGCTTCAGTCTTTGATCTTTGCTCTTTAATCTTTGCTCTCGAATCTTTCTGCTTTGGGCTTTCTTTCCTATCTTCGCGTCAAATTATTATTATGTTTCCTACGGTTTCACATTTTTTAGAATATCTATTCGGCATCAATCTGCCATTGCCTTTTAATACTTTTGGTGTATTTGTTGCGCTGGCTTTCGTTGCTGGCTATTGGGCCTTTTCTGAAGAATTAAAACGAAAAGAAAAACTAGGAATTCTGCATCCCATTACAAAAAAGATTATTATTGGTAAACAGGCAACCGTATTTGAATTACTTTTAAATGGACTTTTTGGATTTATAATTGGCTATAAATTGGTTTATGCGTTATTAAATTATAAGCTTTTTGTAAGTGATGCGCAATTTATTTTATTATCAACGCAAGGAAATATTTTCGGCGGAATATTGTTTGCAGCATTATTTGCATACTGGGATTATAAGGAAAAAGATAAATTTAAACTCGAAAAACCTAAAGAAACGCAGGTTACAATTCATCCATATCAATTAATGAGCAACTTAATTGTTTGGGCGGCGATTTGGGGTTTTTTAGGAGCGAAGTTTTTTGATAATTTAGAATATTGGGATGATTTTGTACAACACCCAATCGACCGACTTTTATCGTTTAGTGGATTAACTTTTTATGGTGGTTTAATTTGTGGCGGTGCTGCAGTTTTGATAATTGCAAAAAGAAATGGCATAAAACCACTACACATGCTTGATGTTGGCGGACCTGGAATGATGCTAGCTTACGCCGTTGGTCGCATTGGCTGCCACATGTCTGGTGATGGTGACTGGGGTATTGTAAACCCAAACCCAAAACCTTTTACCTGGTTGCCAGATTGGCTGTGGTCTTATAAATTTCCAAATAATGTAGTAGGCGAGGGTGTTCCAATTCCAGGTTGTGTAGGCAAATTTTGCGCAGAATTGCCACAAGGCGTTTATCCAACGCCAATTTATGAGGTAATTATTTGCTTAATACTTTTTGCATTTTTATGGAGTATCAGAGATAAAATAAAAGCACCCGGACTTATGTTCGGCATATATATGATTTTAAATGGTATTGAACGCTTTTGCATTGAGCTTATCCGTGTAAATTCAAAATACCATGTTTTTGGTTTATCTTTTACTCAAGCTGAAATGATCTCTTCATTTTTAGTAGTAGGCGGAATCGCTCTTTGTGCTTATTCTCTTAGAAATAAAAATAAACTTGCTTAAAATAATAGATTAATATTTTATTGATTTAATATGAATTACGAACTATTATGTAATAAAGTCATATCGATTGTAAAACTTACCGGAAATTTTATCCGTAAAGAAGCAATGCTTTTTGATGCAAAAAATATCGAGTACAAAGGGCTTAATGATATGGTTTCTTATGTAGATAAAACTGCAGAAGAACAACTTGTACGAAACTTAGATAAGCTTATTATTGATGCAGGTTTTTTAACAGAAGAAAAAACTTCAACCAGAACAGGTAAAACTTATACTTGGATTATTGATCCCTTGGATGGTACTACAAATTTCATTCATGGAATTCCAACTTATGGAATAAGCGTTGCTTTATATGAAGATGATAAAGCAGTTTTGGGTGTAGTTTACGAATTAAACAGAAGTGAAATGTTTTATTCGTATAAAGGCGGACCTGCATTCATGAATAAAAAAGAAATAAATGTTTCCATAAATCCTGATTTTAAATCAAGTTTATTGGCGACTGGGTTTCCGTATTATGAGTTTGATAAGCAGCCTCAATATATTGAATTGTTAACCGAATTAATGCAAAAAAGTCATGGCGTTCGCCGGATAGGTGCTGCAGCAATTGATCTTGTTTATACGGCCTGTGGTCGGTTTGATGCTTTTTTTGAATATAATCTTCAGAAATGGGATTTTGCAGCAGGGTGCTTTATTGTTCAACAAGCTGGGGGAGAAGTTTTTGATTTCTCGGGTGGAAACGATTTCTTTGAAAAGAGAGAAATATTAGCAACAAATGGAAAGCTAACAGGAGAAATGTTGACAGCCATTAAAAAGTATTTTAAATAGTGCTTCCCCGCTAATTTTCTCGAAGTTTCTCATCAAAGTATTCGATTGAAATCTTATCAACAATTAATTTGAAGTTGTCGCCATCCTTAATTGAAATGCGACAACTTCAAATAGTATAAGAGAGTTGGAGTAAAACCTGTTCTTCTCTATTCTTAAATCTTTTATCGTTATTCTTCTCTAAAATTCTGCATTTTTCGGGAACCTTGGGAAGGCAATAACATCTCTTATATTCGTCATTCCGGTAACAAATAATACTAAACGTTCAAAACCTAAACCGAAGCCAGCATGTGGCGCAGAGCCAAAACGACGCGTATCTAAATACCACCATAGTTCTTCTTGCGAAATATTCATATCGTCCATACGTTTTGTTAAACGATCCAAACGTTCCTCTCTTTGCGATCCGCCAATCATCTCTCCAATGCCAGGAAACAAGATATCCATTGCTGCAACTGTTTGTCTGCCTTCAGCATCTGGTTCATTTTGACGCATGTAAAAAGATTTTATATCAGCTGGATAATCTGTTAAGATAACCGGTTTTTTAAAGTGCTTCTCAACTAAATACCGCTCATGTTCACTATGTAAATCTGCTCCCCATTCATCAATCAGGTATTTAAATTGTTTCTTCTGATTTGGTTTAGAAGATTTCAAAATCTTGATTGCTTCCGTATAAGTTAAACGCTCAAAATCATTAGCTAAACAAAATTCTAATTTTTCTAGCAAACTAAATTCGCTGCGCTCAATTTGAGGTTTTTGTTTGTCTTCGTCCGCTAAGCGTGTGTTTAAAAATTCCAATTCATCCTTACAATTGTCTAAAGCATATTTTATAACATACTTCATCATATCTTCTGCAAGATTCATGTTATCTTCTAAATCTGCGAAGGCGACTTCAGGTTCAATCATCCAAAACTCCGCTAAATGGCGGGTAGTATTTGAATTTTCCGCCCTAAAAGTCGGACCAAATGTATAAATCTGGCCAAATGCCATGGCTGCTAATTCGCCTTCTAGCTGTCCAGAAACGGTTAAATTAGTAGCACGAGCAAAGAAGTCCTGAGAAAAATCAACATTTCCATTTTCTGTTCTAGGCGTTTTGTCAAAATCTAAAGTGGTAACCTTAAACATTTCTCCAGCACCTTCTGCATCGCTAGCCGTAATTACCGGCGTATGCATATAAACGAACCCGCGTTCATTATAAAATTGATGAATTGCAAAAGCTAATGCATGTCTTACTTTAAAAACTGCATTAAAAGTATTGGTACGGAAACGCAAATGAGCAATCTCACGTAAAAATTCCAAACTATGTTTTTTGGGTTGCAGCGGAAATTTTTCAGGATCGCTATCACCTAAAATCTCAATACTAGTAGCTTTAATTTCTACCGTCTGACCTTTTCCCAAAGATTCTACAAGTTTACCTGTCGCAGAAATTGCTGCTCCAGTAGTTACTCTTCTCAACAGCTCTTCTGGTAAGTTATTAAAATCTAAAACAACTTGAATGTTGCCCATGCAAGATCCGTCATTTAAGGCAATAAACTGATTATTTCGGAAAGTTCTTACCCATCCCATAACCGTTACTTCCGTATCAAACGCTGTTGATTTTAATAAATTCTTAATTTGCTGTCTCTTAATCATATTCCTAATTCTAAAAGTCGCAAATTTAGAAAAAAAAACTGTATCAGTCCGCTATATTCTATTTTAGAAACGGGTATTAACAGAAACTCTAGCTTAATTAAAGAAGATTTTTACAATTTATAATAAAAAGTTTCGAATCCTTTTACTGTTGCTGCTGCTGTTGTTGCTGAATGGCTTCCATATGTTCTTGATAGCTATTCTGCTTTCTAACAGATGGAGTGGCCATACCTGATGGTTTAGAATAATTAACTTCCGTTGGTTTAAAATAGATTTCATTGTCATTAAAATCTTCATCATTATATCCAACTGAAACATTAACCTCCATAATGTGTTCAAAACCACCTTTGTAAACGCCCTTTACTGGAGAACAATCGGTAAAATTTCTTCCAACCGCTAAACGAACATGAGTATCATTTGCAATGCAATTATTTGTCGGATCTAAACCTAACCAACCATATTCAGGTAAAAAAGCTTCTGCCCAAGCATGTGTTGCACCTTCTCCACGCATGCCGTCTCTATTTGGGCAAATATATCCACTCACATACCTGGATGGAATTCCCGTTAAACGCAACATAGCCGTTAAAACATGTGCAAAATCCTGACAAACACCAGCTTTTAGCTTCAAAATCTCATCAATTGTCGTATCAACAGCTGTTATTCCTTTTATGTATTCGTAATTATTAAAAACATGAGCGCAATATTTTATAGCGGTTTGATATGGTGTATCTTCTTCCTTTTTTATACTGATTGCGGTTTCCTTTAATTGAGAAATGCCTTCAAAATTCTCCTGACGCAAATAATCAATATAGGGTACTTCATATTTCATTAAATCCAGACTATTCCATTGTTCACTGCTAAACATATCATCTTGAGGTAGCGGTTTTGGAAAAGTTTCTACACTTACTTTTGAAAATATTTTAAGCTGGGTGTGCGGCTCATTTTGGGTAAAAGTCCCGATTTCGTTTCCGTAATAATCAATAAAAATCTCAATTTCAGGACTGCCAGATATATTTAAATCGTGTTGTATCACCTTTTGGAAATCATCTTTAATGGGAAACAAGATAATTTGATTCGCACTATCGCGAACAGGCAATTCATATTTATAATTGGTAATGTGTTTAATTTTGAAGATTGGCATGGTGGTATAATTAATGTAATTCAAACTTATCGATTAACTAACTAGGTTTTGAATACTATGAATTTGCGAAATAATACTCGTTCAGTGAGTTTCCGATGCCGAATATTTCATTTCTTATTTGGGTAAGGTATTCGTGTAAATCTGCTTCGCCCATGGTATTAACTGAGCTATAGGTAATCATACTTTTTAATCTGCCGATTTTAAATGAAAGATTGTTATAATGCTCAATGTTGCCTTCGCTTTTCAATCTACCGAAATATCGCTCTATGTTATGCATGGAATATAGAGCAGAACGTGGAAAATCGTTATTCAGCATCACCAGTTCGATTATATTTTTAGCATCAAAACCTTGTCGGTATGTTTTTAAATACAATTCATATCCTCCAAGCGATAAAAGTAAGTGTTTCCAATAGGCAATATCTGTTAATAAATCTGGGTTGTTACTAATGGAGCTGAATTTAATATCCAAAATATCAATCGACTGGATACTGCGCTCTAAATGTTTACCAATTTTCATAAAACTTCTGCTTTCACCACGTTCCATAGCGCTATCGGCTGTTCCGTGATAAAGCATAACCTGTTTAATAAGAATATCCAATGCAGTAATCGGGTCATCTTTTTGAACATACCATAAAAGCTTTTCGTCTTTAACCGTGTGATAATACTCATTTAAACACTGCCATAAATCTTTAGGAATGTGCTCTTGAACACTTCTGGCATTTTCTCTGGCCAACGTAATAATGTTTAATATTGAATTTGGATTTTCACGGTTTAAAAGTAAATACTCAATTACAGCACGACTATCATGCTGAATATTTAGCAATTCATTTTCATCATCCGAAGAAAAAATTCTAATTACTGGCTTCCAGGTAAATTCTTGAATAGAATCTTGAGAGGATGCGTAATTTATTTTTAACATACGCAACATTCCGTCGCTGCGTTCAACATATCTACTCAACCAATATAGGCTTGATGCCACTCTACTTAACATATTTCAATTTTAAGAGGTTAATACCCATGTATCTTTACTACCGCCACCTTGCGAACTATTTACCACAAGGGAACCTTCTTTTAAGGCAACCCGCGTTAAGCCACCAGGTACAATTGATATTCCATCTGGTCCGTTTAAAGCAAAAGGCCGTAAATCAATTCTTCGTGGCGATAACTTTCCATTAATAAAACATGGAGCAGAGGAAAGGCTAATGGTTGGCTGGGCTATAAAATTTCGTGGATCTTTTAAAATTTCAAGCTTATATTCTTCAATTTCTTTTTCGGTAGCTTCATGGCCCATTAACATTCCATAACCGCCACTGCCATTGGTCTTTTTTACAACCATGGTATTTATATTTGCGAAAACATGCTCTAGTTCATCGCGATTACTTAGTTGGTAAGTCGGTACATTTTTTAAAATGGGTTCTTCATTCAAATAATATTTAATCATATCAGGTACGTAGGTATAAACTGCTTTATCGTCTGCTACACCATTTCCTACTGCGTTTACAATGGCTACATTTCCCTTACGGTAAGCGCCCATTAATCCGGCTACACCCAAAACGCTGTTTGGATTGAAGACCAATGGATCAAGATAATCATCATCTACACGGCGATAAATTACATCAACTTGCTGTAAACCGATTGTAGTTTTCATAAAAACCTTCTGATTTTTGACCACTAAATCTCTTCCTTCAACCAATT is drawn from Pedobacter mucosus and contains these coding sequences:
- a CDS encoding prolipoprotein diacylglyceryl transferase, whose translation is MFPTVSHFLEYLFGINLPLPFNTFGVFVALAFVAGYWAFSEELKRKEKLGILHPITKKIIIGKQATVFELLLNGLFGFIIGYKLVYALLNYKLFVSDAQFILLSTQGNIFGGILFAALFAYWDYKEKDKFKLEKPKETQVTIHPYQLMSNLIVWAAIWGFLGAKFFDNLEYWDDFVQHPIDRLLSFSGLTFYGGLICGGAAVLIIAKRNGIKPLHMLDVGGPGMMLAYAVGRIGCHMSGDGDWGIVNPNPKPFTWLPDWLWSYKFPNNVVGEGVPIPGCVGKFCAELPQGVYPTPIYEVIICLILFAFLWSIRDKIKAPGLMFGIYMILNGIERFCIELIRVNSKYHVFGLSFTQAEMISSFLVVGGIALCAYSLRNKNKLA
- a CDS encoding inositol monophosphatase family protein; this encodes MNYELLCNKVISIVKLTGNFIRKEAMLFDAKNIEYKGLNDMVSYVDKTAEEQLVRNLDKLIIDAGFLTEEKTSTRTGKTYTWIIDPLDGTTNFIHGIPTYGISVALYEDDKAVLGVVYELNRSEMFYSYKGGPAFMNKKEINVSINPDFKSSLLATGFPYYEFDKQPQYIELLTELMQKSHGVRRIGAAAIDLVYTACGRFDAFFEYNLQKWDFAAGCFIVQQAGGEVFDFSGGNDFFEKREILATNGKLTGEMLTAIKKYFK
- the asnS gene encoding asparagine--tRNA ligase; the protein is MIKRQQIKNLLKSTAFDTEVTVMGWVRTFRNNQFIALNDGSCMGNIQVVLDFNNLPEELLRRVTTGAAISATGKLVESLGKGQTVEIKATSIEILGDSDPEKFPLQPKKHSLEFLREIAHLRFRTNTFNAVFKVRHALAFAIHQFYNERGFVYMHTPVITASDAEGAGEMFKVTTLDFDKTPRTENGNVDFSQDFFARATNLTVSGQLEGELAAMAFGQIYTFGPTFRAENSNTTRHLAEFWMIEPEVAFADLEDNMNLAEDMMKYVIKYALDNCKDELEFLNTRLADEDKQKPQIERSEFSLLEKLEFCLANDFERLTYTEAIKILKSSKPNQKKQFKYLIDEWGADLHSEHERYLVEKHFKKPVILTDYPADIKSFYMRQNEPDAEGRQTVAAMDILFPGIGEMIGGSQREERLDRLTKRMDDMNISQEELWWYLDTRRFGSAPHAGFGLGFERLVLFVTGMTNIRDVIAFPRFPKNAEF
- a CDS encoding transglutaminase family protein, which codes for MPIFKIKHITNYKYELPVRDSANQIILFPIKDDFQKVIQHDLNISGSPEIEIFIDYYGNEIGTFTQNEPHTQLKIFSKVSVETFPKPLPQDDMFSSEQWNSLDLMKYEVPYIDYLRQENFEGISQLKETAISIKKEEDTPYQTAIKYCAHVFNNYEYIKGITAVDTTIDEILKLKAGVCQDFAHVLTAMLRLTGIPSRYVSGYICPNRDGMRGEGATHAWAEAFLPEYGWLGLDPTNNCIANDTHVRLAVGRNFTDCSPVKGVYKGGFEHIMEVNVSVGYNDEDFNDNEIYFKPTEVNYSKPSGMATPSVRKQNSYQEHMEAIQQQQQQQQ
- a CDS encoding alpha-E domain-containing protein; this translates as MLSRVASSLYWLSRYVERSDGMLRMLKINYASSQDSIQEFTWKPVIRIFSSDDENELLNIQHDSRAVIEYLLLNRENPNSILNIITLARENARSVQEHIPKDLWQCLNEYYHTVKDEKLLWYVQKDDPITALDILIKQVMLYHGTADSAMERGESRSFMKIGKHLERSIQSIDILDIKFSSISNNPDLLTDIAYWKHLLLSLGGYELYLKTYRQGFDAKNIIELVMLNNDFPRSALYSMHNIERYFGRLKSEGNIEHYNNLSFKIGRLKSMITYSSVNTMGEADLHEYLTQIRNEIFGIGNSLNEYYFANS